In a single window of the Zea mays cultivar B73 chromosome 5, Zm-B73-REFERENCE-NAM-5.0, whole genome shotgun sequence genome:
- the LOC100384040 gene encoding protein APEM9-like isoform X1, with product MTFISEFSHRSAVTSFPSSSHPSRPPPPGSRRRQFLGPDRDTPAILHQVPRPSPIKEIPDSSYLVSGSFDQAVLTALSVADEIHMASLESASDQDELLEMLESAGMVLVQALKELRRASEMFAQLKMMFGSVPSVPARVFLTGATIQMAEGSISDLRPIFEEYLANWRYTDDEVYVFDGGNDSTSNGFVVKSIMSTGQYFEVAELYTVTFLCIVSQDSETAISWAEKAHLTEQSRQDLLKKLHAVQLAANKKLSTVEGVKQTAERNLSTSTNDSTPSPHEDPPKIVPACDGLKKVLLKSAQQAQHVANHFDPFFWWFHSIRLKFGKIHIVLPSGKLVFLFSLLFSAMYVLRRKTAGLKRAVFQQAASLRRAFFDALQLAFSVQMNPLAAVQQVPQAPRGSW from the exons ATGACATTCATCAGCGAATTTTCCCACCGCTCAGCAGTGACCTCGTTCCCGTCCTCCTCGCATCCCTCTCGTCCGCCGCCGCCTGGCTCGCGCCGCCGACAGTTTCTCGGCCCAGATCGAGACACGCCCGCCATCCTACACCAGGTGCCGAGGCCTTCGCCGATCAAAGAGATCCCAGACAGCAG CTATCTAGTCAGTGGATCATTTgaccaggcggtgttgactgctttatCCGTCGCCGATGAAATACACATGGCTTCTTTGGAGAGCGCTAGCGACCAGGATGAGCTCCTGGAGATGCTTGAATCGGCTGGGATGGTGCTTGTGCAGGCACTAAAAGAACTCAGGAG GGCCTCTGAGATGTTTGCTCAGCTTAAGATGATGTTTGGTTCAGTGCCATCAGTGCCTGCTAGAGTTTTCCTTACAGG AGCTACCATTCAAATGGCAGAAGGATCTATATCTGACCTCAGACCAATCTTTGAGGAGTACCTTGCCAATTGGAGatatacggatgatgaggtttatgTTTTTGATGGAGGAAATGACAGCACTTCAAATGGTTTTGTCGTTAAATCTATTATGTCAACTGGCCAGTATTTTGAGGTGGCAGAATTGTATACAGTAACATTCCTCTGTATTGTCTCTCAAGATAGTGAAACTGCTAtctcatgggcagaaaaggctcaTCTAACTGAGCAAAGCCGGCAG GACCTACTAAAAAAGCTTCATGCAGTGCAATTAGCTGCAAATAAAAAACTGTCCACTGTTGAAGGGGTAAAACAAACAGCAGAGAGGAACCTTTCTACTTCTACAAATGACTCAACACCATCGCCACATGAGGATCCTCCAAAGATAGTTCCTGCGTGCGATGGGCTCAAAAAGGTCCTGCTGAAGTCTGCTCAACAAGCTCAGCATGTTGCAAATCATTTTGATCCGTTTTTCTGGTGGTTTCATTCAATTCGCCTGAAGTTTGGGAAAATACATATTGTTCTACCCAGTGGTAAGTTAGTGTTTCTGTTCTCTCTGCTGTTCTCAGCCATGTACGTGCTGCGAAGGAAAACTGCTGGCTTGAAGAG GGCTGTGTTCCAGCAAGCTGCTTCCCTGCGACGAGCATTTTTTGATGCACTTCAGCTTGCGTTCTCTGTCCAGATGAACCCTCTAGCTGCTGTTCAACAAGTGCCACAAGCCCCTCGAGGAAGCTGGTGA
- the LOC100384040 gene encoding protein APEM9-like isoform X2, with translation MTFISEFSHRSAVTSFPSSSHPSRPPPPGSRRRQFLGPDRDTPAILHQVPRPSPIKEIPDSSYLVSGSFDQAVLTALSVADEIHMASLESASDQDELLEMLESAGMVLVQALKELRRASEMFAQLKMMFGSVPSVPARVFLTGATIQMAEGSISDLRPIFEEYLANWRYTDDEDLLKKLHAVQLAANKKLSTVEGVKQTAERNLSTSTNDSTPSPHEDPPKIVPACDGLKKVLLKSAQQAQHVANHFDPFFWWFHSIRLKFGKIHIVLPSGKLVFLFSLLFSAMYVLRRKTAGLKRAVFQQAASLRRAFFDALQLAFSVQMNPLAAVQQVPQAPRGSW, from the exons ATGACATTCATCAGCGAATTTTCCCACCGCTCAGCAGTGACCTCGTTCCCGTCCTCCTCGCATCCCTCTCGTCCGCCGCCGCCTGGCTCGCGCCGCCGACAGTTTCTCGGCCCAGATCGAGACACGCCCGCCATCCTACACCAGGTGCCGAGGCCTTCGCCGATCAAAGAGATCCCAGACAGCAG CTATCTAGTCAGTGGATCATTTgaccaggcggtgttgactgctttatCCGTCGCCGATGAAATACACATGGCTTCTTTGGAGAGCGCTAGCGACCAGGATGAGCTCCTGGAGATGCTTGAATCGGCTGGGATGGTGCTTGTGCAGGCACTAAAAGAACTCAGGAG GGCCTCTGAGATGTTTGCTCAGCTTAAGATGATGTTTGGTTCAGTGCCATCAGTGCCTGCTAGAGTTTTCCTTACAGG AGCTACCATTCAAATGGCAGAAGGATCTATATCTGACCTCAGACCAATCTTTGAGGAGTACCTTGCCAATTGGAGatatacggatgatgag GACCTACTAAAAAAGCTTCATGCAGTGCAATTAGCTGCAAATAAAAAACTGTCCACTGTTGAAGGGGTAAAACAAACAGCAGAGAGGAACCTTTCTACTTCTACAAATGACTCAACACCATCGCCACATGAGGATCCTCCAAAGATAGTTCCTGCGTGCGATGGGCTCAAAAAGGTCCTGCTGAAGTCTGCTCAACAAGCTCAGCATGTTGCAAATCATTTTGATCCGTTTTTCTGGTGGTTTCATTCAATTCGCCTGAAGTTTGGGAAAATACATATTGTTCTACCCAGTGGTAAGTTAGTGTTTCTGTTCTCTCTGCTGTTCTCAGCCATGTACGTGCTGCGAAGGAAAACTGCTGGCTTGAAGAG GGCTGTGTTCCAGCAAGCTGCTTCCCTGCGACGAGCATTTTTTGATGCACTTCAGCTTGCGTTCTCTGTCCAGATGAACCCTCTAGCTGCTGTTCAACAAGTGCCACAAGCCCCTCGAGGAAGCTGGTGA
- the LOC100384040 gene encoding protein APEM9-like isoform X3 yields the protein MGTSAQESPLWKRIDDAEYYLVSGSFDQAVLTALSVADEIHMASLESASDQDELLEMLESAGMVLVQALKELRRASEMFAQLKMMFGSVPSVPARVFLTGATIQMAEGSISDLRPIFEEYLANWRYTDDEVYVFDGGNDSTSNGFVVKSIMSTGQYFEDLLKKLHAVQLAANKKLSTVEGVKQTAERNLSTSTNDSTPSPHEDPPKIVPACDGLKKVLLKSAQQAQHVANHFDPFFWWFHSIRLKFGKIHIVLPSGKLVFLFSLLFSAMYVLRRKTAGLKRAVFQQAASLRRAFFDALQLAFSVQMNPLAAVQQVPQAPRGSW from the exons ATGGGGACCTCTGCCCAGGAATCGCCTCTCTGGAAGCGTATCGACGATGCCGAGTA CTATCTAGTCAGTGGATCATTTgaccaggcggtgttgactgctttatCCGTCGCCGATGAAATACACATGGCTTCTTTGGAGAGCGCTAGCGACCAGGATGAGCTCCTGGAGATGCTTGAATCGGCTGGGATGGTGCTTGTGCAGGCACTAAAAGAACTCAGGAG GGCCTCTGAGATGTTTGCTCAGCTTAAGATGATGTTTGGTTCAGTGCCATCAGTGCCTGCTAGAGTTTTCCTTACAGG AGCTACCATTCAAATGGCAGAAGGATCTATATCTGACCTCAGACCAATCTTTGAGGAGTACCTTGCCAATTGGAGatatacggatgatgaggtttatgTTTTTGATGGAGGAAATGACAGCACTTCAAATGGTTTTGTCGTTAAATCTATTATGTCAACTGGCCAGTATTTTGAG GACCTACTAAAAAAGCTTCATGCAGTGCAATTAGCTGCAAATAAAAAACTGTCCACTGTTGAAGGGGTAAAACAAACAGCAGAGAGGAACCTTTCTACTTCTACAAATGACTCAACACCATCGCCACATGAGGATCCTCCAAAGATAGTTCCTGCGTGCGATGGGCTCAAAAAGGTCCTGCTGAAGTCTGCTCAACAAGCTCAGCATGTTGCAAATCATTTTGATCCGTTTTTCTGGTGGTTTCATTCAATTCGCCTGAAGTTTGGGAAAATACATATTGTTCTACCCAGTGGTAAGTTAGTGTTTCTGTTCTCTCTGCTGTTCTCAGCCATGTACGTGCTGCGAAGGAAAACTGCTGGCTTGAAGAG GGCTGTGTTCCAGCAAGCTGCTTCCCTGCGACGAGCATTTTTTGATGCACTTCAGCTTGCGTTCTCTGTCCAGATGAACCCTCTAGCTGCTGTTCAACAAGTGCCACAAGCCCCTCGAGGAAGCTGGTGA
- the LOC100384040 gene encoding Protein APEM9-like, translating to MGTSAQESPLWKRIDDAEYYLVSGSFDQAVLTALSVADEIHMASLESASDQDELLEMLESAGMVLVQALKELRRASEMFAQLKMMFGSVPSVPARVFLTGATIQMAEGSISDLRPIFEEYLANWRYTDDEVYVFDGGNDSTSNGFVVKSIMSTGQYFEVAELYTVTFLCIVSQDSETAISWAEKAHLTEQSRQDLLKKLHAVQLAANKKLSTVEGVKQTAERNLSTSTNDSTPSPHEDPPKIVPACDGLKKVLLKSAQQAQHVANHFDPFFWWFHSIRLKFGKIHIVLPSGKLVFLFSLLFSAMYVLRRKTAGLKRAVFQQAASLRRAFFDALQLAFSVQMNPLAAVQQVPQAPRGSW from the exons ATGGGGACCTCTGCCCAGGAATCGCCTCTCTGGAAGCGTATCGACGATGCCGAGTA CTATCTAGTCAGTGGATCATTTgaccaggcggtgttgactgctttatCCGTCGCCGATGAAATACACATGGCTTCTTTGGAGAGCGCTAGCGACCAGGATGAGCTCCTGGAGATGCTTGAATCGGCTGGGATGGTGCTTGTGCAGGCACTAAAAGAACTCAGGAG GGCCTCTGAGATGTTTGCTCAGCTTAAGATGATGTTTGGTTCAGTGCCATCAGTGCCTGCTAGAGTTTTCCTTACAGG AGCTACCATTCAAATGGCAGAAGGATCTATATCTGACCTCAGACCAATCTTTGAGGAGTACCTTGCCAATTGGAGatatacggatgatgaggtttatgTTTTTGATGGAGGAAATGACAGCACTTCAAATGGTTTTGTCGTTAAATCTATTATGTCAACTGGCCAGTATTTTGAGGTGGCAGAATTGTATACAGTAACATTCCTCTGTATTGTCTCTCAAGATAGTGAAACTGCTAtctcatgggcagaaaaggctcaTCTAACTGAGCAAAGCCGGCAG GACCTACTAAAAAAGCTTCATGCAGTGCAATTAGCTGCAAATAAAAAACTGTCCACTGTTGAAGGGGTAAAACAAACAGCAGAGAGGAACCTTTCTACTTCTACAAATGACTCAACACCATCGCCACATGAGGATCCTCCAAAGATAGTTCCTGCGTGCGATGGGCTCAAAAAGGTCCTGCTGAAGTCTGCTCAACAAGCTCAGCATGTTGCAAATCATTTTGATCCGTTTTTCTGGTGGTTTCATTCAATTCGCCTGAAGTTTGGGAAAATACATATTGTTCTACCCAGTGGTAAGTTAGTGTTTCTGTTCTCTCTGCTGTTCTCAGCCATGTACGTGCTGCGAAGGAAAACTGCTGGCTTGAAGAG GGCTGTGTTCCAGCAAGCTGCTTCCCTGCGACGAGCATTTTTTGATGCACTTCAGCTTGCGTTCTCTGTCCAGATGAACCCTCTAGCTGCTGTTCAACAAGTGCCACAAGCCCCTCGAGGAAGCTGGTGA